Genomic segment of Notolabrus celidotus isolate fNotCel1 chromosome 1, fNotCel1.pri, whole genome shotgun sequence:
ttccctttgtttgcagTCTTTTAGCAAAGCCAAGGCGACCAGCTGTCAACTGTAGTTTCGGATATACGGACACATGAGATTGGTGTCAATCTTTTCATCTAACTCtaagcaaaagaaagaaaaatgtgtatttcCCCAAATTATGGATGGATTGCTTGGGAGAGAAGCATTTTACCCATTAATACATTTGGAAATTGTAATCAGCATTCTTGTTTTCCGTATTAGAGCAAAGTCCAGGCATTGTGTAGCCTTTATGATAGCAATTCAATCACCAGTTTAGAGCTTCTCATTCTtaaaattctcttttttttttactgaaatgtTTGCCTTGATTTtacaataaaggcagaaaaatgaTTCACAAGCTCTACCTAAGAAATGGCTCACTAAAAGTCTAAAGCCTAAAATGTTGAGATGTTGTTCCAAACAAACAATTCATACAGGAGACTGAAACAAATGGTTTAATTAAAGTTCATtgaatctgtttgtgtgtgtgtgtgtgtgtgtatgcgtgcgtTCATTCATgcatgcgtgtgcgtgtgtgtgtgtgcacaagagTGTAATTTTTTGAAGTGGATACTGTCCATATGGTCACACACAATGGACTGACCTGTGTCTACAATGATACCACAATGTGTCCACACACCTCTTGATGTTGATGCTGTCCTTGTTGGTTTCTTCTTtgattttgtgtcatttttcttgccctcatcttcttctgtttgtgaGGATGCAGATGTCACTCATAAagtttttattgtaaaaaaatatatatagacatTGTTGGGTTTGTTTGCAAAGTAGCTTTGATATGTGTTGCTAAGCCCACTTGTCATGGAAAACGGACAAACACAGCGAGTTGGTGTTTGGAGTATAATGAGTGATGTGCAAATGAGGAATACCATTATTGTGGTTAAGTTGGaaaatctttcaaaataaaccagTGTCACTAAAACTGGCTGCAGGGGCTTTAACTTCTTTTGCAACTGAAAATGGTCACAACTACATGTTTCATGGAATGTTAGTttattagggcctgtgtccactgatggCATCTTTTGGGCTGGAAGCACTCACAAACTCAATTTCAAAGCTCTTCTCACATGTGCCTACTGTTGATAGGTCCCATGACACTTCTGCTTCCCTTAGCCCATTGAGTCTGTGCTAGAATGCTCAGTTTACTTCTTATTTGCTTTTATgtcatgacattttaaaaagaaaatctacAAGTAACTGTTTGTTGTAGTGTTAGCTGTGGCTccagaccacagactgtataaaatatggacataggatccgtgatgtcacccatctgtttttgaagcgctgctttgaggccaatcggctgcggcagccatattgctgctgccgagccagtgtgacgtaaacagGCGgagttttagcctcctagccaacagctacagtgttcccgcctgtcaatcaagtcagctgttcctctcattggaagacccgtaatctaatttttttcatctctattttttaaagtaccgcgttatgaaaaaaaattcacccccctcacagtgggaGCCAAtcaagacatgagctatccagactgcactcatcttttgtaccaggctgtaaacatgtttatttctgctgtaaagatcagctttttcccattcatgtgtatgtgacttccgctacttccggagccagcctcaagcggatcctcgatgaactggaattttttagcacttccgcattggacgcatatttttagaccggaggttgccgcttgctcctGACCTGGAAATTGTACCCTTAACTGATTAATTGCTCACCCCCAATTGTTTTTAAGAAAAATTGGCATCAAAAGTCCCACCTCTATTTAATTATGATTGGTCAGTGAGGGAGTGGTGACACTAATCTCTGAAATTGAAGTGAAGTTCACtgagtttaaagaaaaaaataaactcataaGAGTAGACTTTGCCAATAGTGAAATACATATGTTGATACTGTAAGTGGTAGGggagttattttttttactttttaggtGAACCAACCCAAATGTCATTTACTGCATAAAGATTTTTTAGGAACTTCACACCCTATAATAAAACTGCATAAGCTACTGAGATGCAGTCATATCATGGGGACTATTGTtatttaaattaagaaaaagtatCAGTAAGTTATCATTTGGTAAAAAGCTTTTCATGCACTGCCAGGCATGAAATTGATAACTGGTTCAGTGATGTCCCGCTGTTTCATAAAGTAATATTTCTGCCTGTGCTCAATGCACAGCGTGACTGTATGACGtgccatgtctgtgtttatttaagGAGAATAAGAAGATATGTACTTCATGCACGGCTTGTTTGAGAATACCCAGGTGAAATTGAAGTGAGTAAGTAGTGAGTGAAAgcaaacatatatttttttttcaattaccCTTATTTCATCCCTTCAGCTGAGGCTATTAATGCAATCCTGCTGCAGCATGGTGTTGAAAACAGAACATGTTTCTTCATTTGGTGCAATGTGACAATAACTGAGAGCAGTCTCTTCAGTCTTACATGAAAGTCATCATTTGCTATTAATAGAAGAGCAGTTTTGTCTGTTCCAGATATTCTGTTTTCAATCATTAGAGAATTATTTGACTTAAAAACTTCTAGattgagagaaataaaatatggaGAAAGATTGACAGGATGTGAAGACATTGATTGAATATCATGAGTATGCTGTGTATACATGAAACTTTTTCTAAATCAGTTCCCGGCcattatttcttgtgttttttcagtcTCTATAGGATAAATAAGACTGAAGAGTAGACACCACACAATGCAAGTAAGACTTGGTCATGCGATTTTGATGGTTGGACAAGGATTGATTTCAGGctgtaaaacattacattttttatattatccCTGAAATTACTATCAAACTGGGTTTGTTGTTAGTCATTAATGATAATGTGCACATTCACCATGATTCATCGCATTATGATATTCCCTCTTAAATTTTATGAACACAATCCTGAACGTAATAAAATTATCTCCATTACTGGATTTTAATCTTTTGACAATACGTTATTTGCAAAAGTAATGGCTATATGTCACTTTATTTACCATGGTGAGAGCGTAAGAGTATTTTCTTGTCTTTGATTACAAATGTGCACCTCCAGTGGAaatatattttgtgtatttgtctCCCCCTTGTGGCAGAAACTACTGCATGCGACATCATTTTATCCAGTTACATCTTTTTACACGTGCCAGGCCCTCTTATGTATATTTCTTACATCTAGAAAAAAATATCAAGGTAAACAAAATCTATTAGATTTATTTGGAATACACTTGATTCTAGCAACAGCTGATACAATCAGTGAAAGATCTTAAAACTATCCCCTTCATAACAATTCCACCAAGTTCCACTGGCTCACGTGATGAGAGGGCGTCCATCTcctttatttagttattttgtgttgttttttttacattattactATAAGAATATTTAATTATTGAAATCAGTCTAATCAATTACAGTTTTGTTGATCCAGAGACACAGGCACTCATGTTTTTGTGTAGTGGCTAGGATCAAACTAGCAAACTGAAGCCCTAACTTTCAGGCTGAGTTTATACAATACAGGAGAGACCCTAGTTCCATCATCCCTTTGCACAGTCTTCACTGTGGTTCATCACTGTTTGTTCTGCTGAGcctccaggtgtgtgtgtgctgccctCAGTGTGTTCTGCAGGTCTTTGTAACCTGCCAGAGTGCAGGCCTCTTCCAGCCGGGCCCAGCGATAGTCCTGGTGCTCGTCTGATAAAGTCACCGCTGTCCCTGGGTCCGTCAGCTCGGCCAGCCAGTAGAGAACCTCTTTGGGTTTCCCTCGCACTTCATAGCGCAGCTCCTGCACAAAGTCATCTATCACCCTTAGGTGCTCTGCTCCAAGTCCTGCCTCCTCCTTGGTCTCCCTGAGAGCTGTGGTGAGGTCATCCTC
This window contains:
- the nudt2 gene encoding bis(5'-nucleosyl)-tetraphosphatase [asymmetrical], producing the protein MALRACGFIVFRLASCVPPPDNIEYLLLQTSYGEHHWTPPKGHVDPGEDDLTTALRETKEEAGLGAEHLRVIDDFVQELRYEVRGKPKEVLYWLAELTDPGTAVTLSDEHQDYRWARLEEACTLAGYKDLQNTLRAAHTHLEAQQNKQ